A DNA window from Xanthomonas campestris pv. campestris str. ATCC 33913 contains the following coding sequences:
- the pilH gene encoding twitching motility response regulator PilH yields the protein MARILIVDDSPSQLLGIQRIVEKLGHETITATDGAAGVEAAKSALPDLVLMDVVMPNLNGFQATRTLKREPTTQHIPVILVTTKDQDTDRMWGMRQGARAYITKPFSEDELLEVMERVFNQKDEPPAA from the coding sequence ATGGCACGTATTCTGATTGTCGACGACTCGCCGTCGCAGCTGCTGGGGATTCAGCGCATCGTCGAGAAGTTGGGGCACGAAACCATCACTGCCACCGACGGCGCCGCCGGCGTGGAAGCGGCCAAGTCGGCACTGCCGGACCTGGTGCTGATGGACGTGGTCATGCCCAACCTCAACGGGTTCCAGGCCACCCGCACGCTCAAGCGCGAGCCCACCACCCAGCACATCCCGGTGATCCTGGTGACCACCAAGGACCAGGACACCGACCGCATGTGGGGCATGCGCCAGGGCGCCCGCGCCTACATCACCAAGCCGTTCTCCGAAGACGAGCTGCTGGAAGTGATGGAGCGGGTGTTCAACCAGAAAGACGAGCCGCCGGCGGCGTGA
- the hflK gene encoding FtsH protease activity modulator HflK yields the protein MAWNTPGNKGGDGPDPNRRRSWGPRGGGNGGGWGNLPAPLKELFDGGVWRWVLIAVVLMVLFSSFQLIGEQQRGVVLRFGQFSRILQPGPSFKLPWPIESVRKVNATEIKTFSNQVPVLTRDENIVNVSLNVQYQISDPRKYLFGSRNADLVLEQAAQSAVREQVGRSDLNTVLNNRGPLAIASKDRLQAALNAYNTGLSVTGVTLPDARPPEEVKPAFDEVNGAQQVRERLINEAQAYAAKVVPEARGQGARTRTGAEGYKQAVISKAEGDADRFTLLQEQYAGAPDVTRKRLWLETVQKVLSENRKVIGSDGRQVIYVPLPADAGKSGNAGTATGNGSTPSMVPQDVLLNPPQGNGGSAEGIRNPERGPRPTGREGTE from the coding sequence ATGGCCTGGAACACACCCGGCAACAAGGGCGGAGACGGCCCGGATCCCAACCGTCGCAGGTCCTGGGGGCCGCGCGGGGGCGGCAACGGTGGTGGCTGGGGCAATCTGCCCGCCCCGTTGAAAGAGCTGTTCGATGGCGGCGTGTGGCGCTGGGTGCTGATCGCCGTGGTGCTGATGGTGCTGTTTTCCAGCTTCCAGCTCATTGGCGAGCAGCAGCGTGGCGTGGTGCTGCGCTTTGGCCAGTTCTCGCGGATCCTGCAGCCTGGCCCCAGCTTCAAGCTGCCCTGGCCGATCGAATCGGTGCGCAAGGTCAACGCCACCGAGATCAAGACCTTCAGCAACCAGGTACCGGTGCTGACGCGCGACGAGAACATCGTCAACGTCTCGCTCAACGTGCAGTACCAGATCAGCGACCCGCGCAAGTACCTGTTCGGCTCGCGCAATGCGGACCTGGTGCTGGAGCAGGCTGCGCAGAGTGCGGTGCGTGAGCAGGTCGGTCGCTCCGACCTCAACACCGTGCTCAACAATCGCGGCCCGCTGGCCATTGCGTCCAAGGACCGCCTGCAGGCGGCGCTCAATGCCTACAACACCGGCTTGTCGGTGACTGGCGTGACCCTGCCCGACGCGCGTCCGCCGGAAGAAGTGAAGCCGGCCTTCGACGAGGTCAACGGTGCCCAGCAGGTGCGCGAGCGCCTGATCAACGAAGCCCAGGCCTACGCCGCCAAGGTGGTGCCCGAAGCGCGCGGCCAGGGTGCCCGCACCCGCACCGGCGCCGAAGGCTACAAGCAGGCCGTGATTTCCAAGGCCGAGGGCGATGCCGACCGTTTCACCCTGCTGCAGGAGCAGTACGCCGGCGCGCCGGACGTCACCCGCAAGCGGCTGTGGCTGGAAACCGTGCAGAAGGTGCTGTCGGAAAACCGCAAGGTGATCGGCAGCGATGGCCGCCAGGTCATCTACGTGCCGTTGCCGGCCGATGCCGGCAAGAGCGGCAATGCCGGAACAGCTACGGGTAACGGCAGCACCCCGTCGATGGTGCCGCAGGACGTGCTGTTGAATCCGCCGCAAGGCAATGGCGGCAGCGCCGAAGGCATTCGCAATCCGGAACGCGGCCCGCGTCCGACCGGCCGTGAGGGGACCGAATAA
- the hflC gene encoding protease modulator HflC, with amino-acid sequence MKNSLVIGLIVAVLLGLMGSVFVVREDQTAMVLNLGRVVRADLKPGLHFKIPVVESVRVFDRRFQVLDTAPARYFTAEQKDVSVDFFAIGYISDVRAFYRATGGEESVANSRLAPIITDSLRNQINSRTLQQLVSGDRSELIANQLKGINAAIKGLGMQITDLRIKQIDLPTDSQVITDVYERMRAQRKQEASKLRAEGEEQALTIRAQADRESTVIVADAERDAQKLRGEGDAEAARIYGQAGSKDPSFYAFYRSLEAYRGSMTDGNGVIVLDKNDPFLQYLRSDR; translated from the coding sequence ATGAAGAATTCGCTAGTCATCGGCCTGATTGTCGCCGTGTTGCTTGGCCTGATGGGCTCGGTGTTCGTGGTGCGCGAAGACCAGACCGCCATGGTGCTCAACCTGGGCCGCGTGGTGCGTGCCGACCTCAAGCCCGGCCTGCACTTCAAGATTCCGGTGGTGGAATCGGTGCGCGTGTTCGATCGCCGCTTCCAGGTGCTGGACACCGCCCCGGCGCGTTATTTCACCGCCGAGCAGAAAGACGTGAGCGTGGACTTCTTCGCCATCGGGTACATCTCCGATGTGCGGGCGTTCTACCGCGCCACCGGTGGTGAGGAATCGGTGGCCAACTCGCGTCTGGCCCCGATCATCACCGACTCGCTGCGCAACCAGATCAACTCGCGCACCCTGCAGCAGCTGGTCTCCGGCGACCGCAGCGAACTGATCGCCAACCAGCTCAAGGGCATCAACGCCGCGATCAAGGGCTTGGGCATGCAGATCACCGACCTGCGCATCAAGCAGATCGACCTGCCCACCGACAGCCAGGTGATCACCGACGTCTACGAGCGCATGCGTGCCCAGCGCAAGCAGGAAGCCAGCAAGCTGCGCGCCGAAGGCGAAGAACAGGCCCTGACCATCCGCGCCCAGGCCGACCGCGAATCCACCGTGATCGTGGCCGACGCCGAGCGCGATGCGCAGAAGCTGCGTGGTGAAGGCGATGCCGAAGCTGCCCGCATCTACGGCCAGGCCGGCTCCAAGGACCCGTCGTTCTACGCGTTCTACCGCAGCCTGGAGGCCTACCGCGGCTCCATGACCGACGGCAACGGCGTGATCGTCCTCGACAAGAACGACCCATTCCTGCAGTACCTCAGAAGCGATCGTTGA
- a CDS encoding DUF2065 domain-containing protein: MQEFLSALCLIAVIEGLLLFAVPTAWKRMVEQLFSLPTTQLRAIGGITLVLGAIALWIVRH, translated from the coding sequence ATGCAAGAGTTTCTGTCCGCGTTATGCCTGATCGCCGTCATCGAAGGCCTGCTGCTGTTTGCCGTGCCCACCGCCTGGAAGCGCATGGTCGAGCAACTGTTCAGCCTGCCCACCACGCAATTGCGCGCCATTGGCGGCATCACGTTGGTGCTGGGTGCAATCGCGCTGTGGATCGTGCGCCACTGA
- a CDS encoding adenylosuccinate synthase, whose product MGQSVVVLGAQWGDEGKGKIVDLLTEEIGAVVRFQGGHNAGHTLVINGKKTVLHLIPSGILRDDALCLIGNGVVISPAALIKEIGELESAGVEVRSRLKISPAAPLIMPYHIALDQAREKAAGGKAIGTTGRGIGPAYEDKVARRGIRIADLHYPAQLEELLRTALDYHNFVLTKYLGVEAVDFQKTFDEALAFGEYVQPMKSDVAGILHDLRKQGKRVLFEGAQGALLDIDHGTYPYVTSSNTTVGGALAGTGVGADAIDYVLGIAKAYATRVGGGPFPTELDDEVGQGIRDRGAEYGASTGRPRRCGWMDIVALKRAVAINGISGLCITKLDVLDGMEKLKVCIAYEYRGKRTEYAPLDAQGWEECTPVYLEFPGWTENTHGITEWDKLPVAARAYLRALEELAGCPISIVSTGPDRDHTMVLQDPFA is encoded by the coding sequence ATGGGTCAGTCAGTTGTCGTGCTCGGTGCCCAGTGGGGCGATGAAGGCAAAGGCAAGATCGTCGATCTGCTTACCGAGGAGATCGGTGCCGTCGTGCGTTTCCAGGGCGGCCACAATGCCGGCCACACCTTGGTCATCAACGGGAAGAAGACCGTCCTGCACCTGATCCCGTCCGGCATCCTGCGCGACGACGCGCTGTGCCTGATCGGCAATGGCGTGGTGATCTCCCCGGCCGCGTTGATCAAGGAGATCGGCGAGCTGGAATCGGCCGGCGTGGAAGTGCGTTCGCGCCTGAAGATCAGTCCGGCCGCGCCGCTGATCATGCCGTACCACATCGCGCTGGATCAGGCCCGCGAGAAGGCTGCTGGCGGCAAGGCCATCGGCACCACCGGCCGCGGCATCGGCCCGGCATATGAAGACAAGGTGGCGCGCCGCGGTATCCGCATCGCCGACCTGCATTACCCGGCGCAGCTGGAAGAACTGCTGCGCACCGCGCTGGATTACCACAACTTCGTGCTGACCAAGTACCTGGGCGTGGAAGCGGTGGATTTCCAGAAGACCTTCGACGAAGCACTGGCGTTCGGCGAGTACGTGCAGCCGATGAAGTCCGACGTGGCCGGCATCCTGCACGACCTGCGCAAGCAGGGCAAGCGCGTGCTGTTCGAAGGCGCGCAGGGCGCACTGCTGGACATCGACCACGGCACCTATCCGTACGTCACCAGCTCCAACACCACTGTGGGCGGCGCACTGGCCGGCACCGGCGTGGGCGCGGATGCAATCGACTACGTGCTGGGCATTGCCAAGGCCTACGCAACGCGCGTTGGCGGCGGCCCGTTCCCGACCGAGCTGGATGACGAAGTGGGCCAGGGCATCCGCGACCGTGGTGCCGAGTACGGCGCCTCCACCGGCCGCCCGCGTCGCTGCGGCTGGATGGATATCGTCGCGCTCAAGCGTGCGGTGGCCATCAACGGCATCTCCGGCCTGTGCATCACCAAGCTCGACGTGCTCGACGGCATGGAAAAGCTCAAGGTCTGTATCGCGTACGAATACCGCGGCAAGCGCACCGAATACGCCCCGCTGGATGCGCAGGGCTGGGAAGAGTGCACACCGGTGTACCTGGAATTCCCGGGCTGGACCGAGAACACCCACGGCATCACCGAGTGGGACAAGCTGCCCGTCGCCGCACGCGCCTACCTGCGCGCGCTGGAAGAACTGGCCGGCTGCCCGATCTCGATCGTCTCCACCGGCCCGGATCGCGACCACACCATGGTGCTGCAGGACCCGTTCGCCTGA
- a CDS encoding M1 family metallopeptidase, producing the protein MRLPLVTAIALVLTGTALTSGVYAAEFAVPTAATSAASAITTQLPRTARPSHYAIEITPHAETMTFDGKVSIDVEVLAPTDAIVLQAAQLTFGKATLAAAGRKPVAAKVTTDADAQTASIATGKPLAPGKYVLTLAYSGTINTQANGLFALDYTTAQGARRALFTQFENSDARRFVPSWDEPNFKATFDLVINAPAGQMAVSNMPVASSKPGTNGCTRVAFQTSPKMSTYLLFVSVGDFERATVKADNGTEIGVIAQKGKVGQAQFALESGRDVLHEYNDYFGIQYPLPKLDNIAAPGRSQFFSAMENWGAIFTFEYTLLLDPAVANVSTKQGVFTVAAHEIAHQWFGNLVTMAWWDDLWLNEGFANWMEARTTAKLHPEWDIDKTGPAQKSRAAMRRDAYVTTHPVVQHVATVEQASQAFDSITYAKGEAVIAMLEDYVGEDAWRTGVRSYIRQHQYGNAVTDQLWQQIDTVAPGKQFIQVAHDFTLQPGVPLIKASSRCVGGQTTVTLEQGEFTLDRPDKQPLRWHVPVVLRGGDGKQVRVLVDGTAQVQLPGCKVPVVVNAGQKGYFRTAYAPMQFKALAAGFSALPVVDQLGVLNDTNALAGAGVQPETDLLNLAAQVKVGASPDIWEMVASIYDSVDGSFERDQAARAAWRAYAVPHLSAEFATLGWDNRDDDSAEIQQLRTRLIGSLSGMGDAAVIAEARRRFAGFQANPASLSPELRDSVLGAVALNADAATWDALHALAKQETSSMVRDTYYDFLSMADDQALAKRALELALTEEPGATTGASMIDRVASRHPELAFDFAVAHRAQVDMLVDSTSRARYYPSLGMDSADLATANKIKAYADTYIAPTSRQTADNAINTIQTRVKLRAASLPQIKAWLAARKR; encoded by the coding sequence ATGCGTCTTCCCCTGGTGACCGCCATCGCCCTGGTCCTGACCGGTACCGCCCTGACCAGCGGCGTGTACGCTGCCGAATTTGCAGTACCCACTGCGGCCACATCCGCCGCATCGGCCATCACCACCCAGCTGCCGCGTACCGCCAGGCCCAGCCACTACGCGATCGAGATCACCCCACATGCCGAGACGATGACCTTCGACGGTAAGGTCAGCATCGATGTCGAGGTGCTGGCGCCCACCGATGCCATCGTGCTGCAGGCCGCGCAGCTGACCTTCGGCAAGGCCACGCTGGCCGCAGCAGGCCGCAAGCCGGTCGCAGCCAAGGTCACCACCGACGCGGATGCGCAGACCGCCAGCATTGCCACCGGCAAGCCACTGGCGCCGGGTAAATATGTGCTGACGCTGGCCTACAGCGGCACCATCAACACGCAGGCCAATGGCTTGTTTGCGCTCGATTACACCACTGCGCAGGGCGCGCGCCGCGCACTGTTCACGCAGTTTGAAAACTCGGATGCGCGCCGCTTCGTACCCTCGTGGGACGAGCCCAACTTCAAGGCCACCTTCGATTTGGTCATCAATGCGCCCGCCGGGCAGATGGCAGTGAGCAACATGCCGGTCGCCTCGTCCAAGCCGGGTACAAACGGGTGCACCCGCGTGGCGTTCCAGACCTCGCCCAAGATGTCGACCTACCTGCTCTTCGTGAGCGTGGGCGACTTTGAGCGCGCCACCGTCAAGGCCGATAACGGTACCGAGATCGGCGTCATTGCGCAGAAGGGCAAGGTAGGCCAGGCGCAGTTTGCGCTGGAATCCGGCCGTGATGTGCTGCACGAATACAACGACTACTTCGGCATCCAATACCCGCTGCCCAAGCTGGACAATATCGCCGCACCAGGGCGCAGCCAGTTCTTCAGTGCCATGGAAAACTGGGGCGCGATCTTTACCTTCGAGTACACGCTGTTGCTCGATCCTGCGGTGGCCAACGTCAGTACCAAACAAGGCGTGTTCACTGTTGCAGCACATGAGATCGCGCACCAGTGGTTCGGTAATCTGGTGACCATGGCGTGGTGGGACGACCTGTGGCTCAACGAAGGCTTTGCCAACTGGATGGAAGCACGCACCACGGCAAAATTGCATCCGGAATGGGATATCGACAAGACCGGCCCGGCGCAAAAAAGTCGCGCGGCCATGCGTCGCGATGCGTATGTCACCACCCATCCGGTGGTGCAGCACGTGGCCACCGTGGAGCAGGCCAGCCAGGCCTTCGACAGTATCACCTACGCCAAGGGTGAGGCCGTGATTGCCATGCTGGAAGACTACGTTGGCGAGGATGCCTGGCGCACCGGCGTGCGCAGCTACATCCGGCAGCATCAGTACGGCAATGCGGTGACCGACCAGTTGTGGCAGCAGATCGATACGGTGGCACCCGGCAAGCAATTCATCCAGGTGGCTCACGACTTCACCCTGCAGCCGGGCGTGCCGTTGATCAAGGCCAGCAGCCGTTGCGTGGGTGGTCAGACCACGGTCACGCTGGAGCAGGGCGAGTTCACGCTGGATCGGCCCGACAAGCAGCCGCTGCGCTGGCATGTGCCAGTTGTGCTGCGTGGCGGTGATGGCAAACAGGTGCGTGTGCTGGTGGACGGCACTGCACAGGTACAGTTGCCTGGCTGCAAGGTGCCGGTGGTGGTCAATGCCGGGCAAAAGGGCTATTTCCGCACAGCGTATGCACCGATGCAGTTCAAGGCGCTGGCCGCGGGCTTCAGCGCATTGCCGGTGGTGGACCAGCTGGGCGTGTTGAACGACACCAATGCACTGGCCGGCGCGGGCGTACAACCGGAGACGGACCTGCTGAATCTCGCGGCCCAGGTAAAGGTCGGCGCATCGCCGGATATCTGGGAGATGGTGGCCAGCATCTACGACAGTGTGGATGGAAGCTTCGAGCGTGACCAGGCTGCGCGCGCTGCCTGGCGCGCGTACGCCGTGCCGCACCTGTCGGCGGAGTTCGCAACATTGGGCTGGGACAATCGTGATGACGATTCGGCGGAGATCCAACAACTGCGCACACGCTTGATCGGCAGCCTCAGCGGCATGGGCGATGCGGCCGTGATTGCCGAAGCGCGCCGGCGGTTTGCCGGGTTCCAGGCCAACCCCGCGTCGCTGTCGCCCGAACTGCGCGACAGCGTGCTCGGTGCGGTTGCGCTCAATGCCGATGCCGCTACCTGGGATGCGTTACATGCGTTGGCCAAGCAGGAGACCTCATCGATGGTGCGCGACACCTATTACGACTTTCTTTCCATGGCCGATGATCAGGCGCTGGCCAAGCGCGCGTTGGAACTGGCGCTGACAGAGGAGCCAGGCGCCACCACCGGTGCGAGCATGATCGACCGGGTCGCCTCCCGGCACCCGGAGTTGGCGTTCGACTTTGCGGTGGCGCATCGCGCACAAGTAGACATGTTGGTGGATTCCACCTCGCGTGCCCGCTACTACCCAAGCCTGGGGATGGATTCGGCCGACCTCGCCACAGCCAACAAGATCAAGGCCTACGCCGACACGTACATCGCGCCAACCTCTCGGCAGACCGCAGACAACGCCATCAACACGATTCAGACGCGGGTGAAGCTGCGGGCGGCGTCGCTGCCGCAGATCAAAGCGTGGTTGGCCGCGCGCAAGCGTTGA